Proteins from a single region of Phyllopteryx taeniolatus isolate TA_2022b chromosome 10, UOR_Ptae_1.2, whole genome shotgun sequence:
- the LOC133485195 gene encoding protocadherin alpha-13-like, whose amino-acid sequence MEEKRGRKTRSFVRFLLRWSLLLFFGERARAELRYSIPEEMATGSVVGNVAKDLGLDGSSPSGRRFRVVSGSADAYFQVNADDGALQVRRKIDREELCHGSGACLMELKILVENPLEVHYVVVEITDVNDHRPIFSEKKQIFEIAEHSSPGTRFELHAAGDPDAGSNAVRAYTLTPNEHFELDIVQSDDDKIPFLVLKRSLDREQKSKHLLYVTAVDGGKPRRSDTLNVSIIVLDINDNRPMFRQDTYNVEIYENVPTGALVATVNATDPDEGNNGEIEFSFSKTLTPRLCEIFELDTKSGVIKLKRPVDFEETQIYKLLVEASDKGIPPLTSRCRVVVNIKDVNDNPPVIEVTSLTNQVPEDSKPGTVIALVSVVDKDSGMNAKIVSKITSDVPFELKPSYKENTYSVVTKGFLDREELAHYEIAIKATDCGDPPLSAFRTFDIDLSDVNDNSPHFEQSPLHFYLFENNIAGASVFSLRATDNDVNENAVIQYKIVRADKDGAVTSFLDIHPETGEVTALKSFDFETLKSFQFQVSATDGGSPPLSGNVTVKVFILDRNDNAPVILYPLSSNGSARGAEEIPRNAKAGDSVTKVRAYDADTGYNGWLLFSLRPLGERALFSLDRYTGQIRTLRPFTETDEAEHRLLVLVKDNGDVSLSATATVTVKLAEPKEALAASDHAGSAAEADRREDRVTFYLALTLGSVSLLLVIAVVVLIAMRCSKSAEYTSKYLQDAHYDGTLCHSIQYRSGDKRYMLVGPRMSVASAGAPGSHAGTLVLPDARRAAAGEVRQTFSNCSIFNGCVSLHRGFL is encoded by the coding sequence atgGAAGAAAAACGAGGACGTAAGACGAGGAGCTTTGTGCGCTTTCTTCTGCGTTggtctctgttgttgtttttcgggGAGCGGGCTCGGGCCGAGCTCCGCTACTCTATTCCCGAGGAGATGGCGACTGGAAGTGTTGTGGGCAACGTGGCGAAAGATCTCGGCCTGGACGGAAGCTCGCCGAGCGGCAGGCGTTTCAGGGTGGTGTCCGGATCCGCGGACGCGTATTTCCAGGTGAACGCGGACGATGGCGCCTTGCAGGTCCGACGCAAAATTGACCGAGAGGAGCTTTGTCACGGGAGCGGCGCCTGCTTAATGGAGCTGAAGATCCTGGTTGAGAATCCTCTCGAGGTGCATTATGTGGTGGTGGAAATCACCGATGTCAACGACCACCGTCCCATATTTTCGGAAAAGAAGCAGATTTTTGAAATTGCTGAACATTCGTCTCCAGGAACACGATTCGAATTGCACGCAGCCGGTGATCCAGATGCTGGAAGTAACGCCGTGCGCGCGTACACACTAACGCCgaatgaacattttgaattagaTATTGTTCAAAGTGACGACGATAAAATACCGTTTTTGGTCCTGAAAAGGTCGTTAGATAGAGAGCAGAAGAGCAAGCATCTGCTATATGTGACAGCAGTTGACGGGGGGAAACCTCGAAGATCAGACACACTTAATGTTTCTATTATTGTGCTTGACATTAATGATAACCGTCCCATGTTTAGGCAGGATACTTACAACGTTGAAATATATGAAAATGTGCCAACTGGTGCACTTGTAGCAACAGTGAATGCAACAGATCCGGACGAAGGCAATAATGGCGAAATTGAATTTAGCTTCAGCAAAACACTAACACCAAGGCTTTGCGAAATATTTGAACTCGATACAAAAAGCGGCGTAATTAAATTGAAGCGTCCTGTCGATTTTGAGGAAACGCAAATCTATAAACTGTTAGTGGAGGCCTCTGACAAAGGAATACCACCACTGACAAGCAGGTGCAGAGTGGTTGTAAATATAAAAGATGTCAATGATAATCCCCCAGTCATAGAGGTGACATCACTGACGAATCAAGTGCCAGAGGATTCCAAGCCTGGAACCGTTATCGCTCTCGTTAGCGTAGTGGATAAGGACTCCGGAATGAATGCAAAGATTGTTTCAAAGATCACCAGCGATGTTCCTTTTGAATTGAAACCTTCCTACAAGGAGAACACTTATTCAGTTGTCACGAAAGGTTTTTTGGACCGCGAGGAACTTGCTCATTATGAAATAGCAATTAAAGCTACAGATTGTGGAGATCCTCCTTTATCTGCTTTTAGGACATTCGACATCGACTTATCCGATGTGAACGACAACAGTCCACACTTTGAGCAAAGTCCATTACATTTTTACCTGTTCGAAAACAACATCGCCGGAGCTTCAGTGTTCTCCTTGAGGGCAACCGATAACGATGTGAATGAAAATGCAGTTATTCAATACAAAATAGTTCGAGCCGACAAGGACGGCGCAGTAACGTCGTTCCTCGACATTCATCCGGAGACCGGAGAAGTGACGGCGCTGAAGAGTTTTGACTTTGAGACGCTGAAAAGCTTCCAGTTCCAGGTGTCGGCCACCGACGGCGGAAGTCCTCCGCTGAGCGGCAACGTGACGGTGAAGGTGTTCATTCTGGATCGGAACGACAACGCTCCGGTCATCCTGTATCCGCTCAGCTCCAACGGTTCCGCCCGAGGCGCCGAGGAGATTCCCCGCAATGCCAAAGCGGGAGACTCGGTGACTAAAGTCCGAGCCTACGACGCCGATACGGGATATAACGGCTGGTTGCTGTTTTCGCTGCGGCCGCTCGGCGAGCGCGCTCTCTTTTCATTGGACCGCTATACGGGCCAGATCAGAACACTTCGCCCGTTCACCGAGACGGACGAGGCCGAGCATCGACTGCTCGTACTGGTCAAAGACAACGGCGACGTTTCGCTCTCGGCGACGGCTACCGTGACCGTCAAACTGGCCGAGCCCAAAGAGGCTTTGGCGGCTTCCGACCACGCGGGAAGCGCGGCCGAAGCGGACCGGCGCGAGGACCGGGTGACTTTTTATCTGGCGCTGACTTTGGGCTCGGTCTCGCTGCTTTTGGTCATCGCCGTGGTGGTGCTGATCGCCATGCGCTGCTCCAAATCCGCAGAGTACACGTCCAAATATCTCCAAGACGCTCATTACGACGGCACGCTGTGTCACAGCATCCAGTACAGATCGGGAGACAAACGCTACATGTTAGTCGGACCCAGGATGAGTGTTGCTTCCGCCGGCGCCCCGGGCAGCCACGCCGGCACGCTGGTGCTGCCCGACGCCAGACGTGCGGCCGCAGGGGAGGTAAGACAGACCTTTTCCAATTGTAGTATTTTTAATGGCTGTGTTTCATTGCATCGTGGATTTTTATGA
- the LOC133485196 gene encoding protocadherin alpha-3-like — MEQRRCGCRRERRWWLAFVLILCNGARAQLRYSISEEVEKGTAVGNIAKDLGLDKGALQGRGYRIVAGSAEPIVEVNRDDGILYVARRIDREEACERSSPCVVNLKSVLEHPLEVHYVAVEILDINDHSPVFLEKEKRFEISESATPGARFQLQGARDPDVGQFSIQQYKLGQSEYFRVEVKDRGEDRKVPFLVLLKRLDRETKGRHRLRLTAVDGGKPPKSGSIDIVVDVLDVNDNSPVFDKELYSVSLEENVPAGTVVVQVNATDSDQGANGEVVYSLGKEVDSKVLRLFSIDPKTGAVRVTGHLDFEESQSYVIDIQASDKGNAPLTTDKSVLITIVDVNDNAPEIEVTSFSNAIKEDAKIGTTVALISVSDLDSGMNGKVLCSIKHDVPLTLSPSLQENMYAVVTKSRLDREHVSQYEVTITAKDTNEPVFSTEKTITVVVSDVNDNNPEFSSSPYTFYIAENNVPGASVFSVKASDQDEGDNALISYQIIREASADTKLLSFININPETGEVTALKSFDFEALKSFQFQVSATDGGSPPLSGNVTVKVFILDRNDNAPVILYPLSSNGSARGAEEIPRNAKAGDSVTKVRAYDADTGYNGWLLFSLRPLGERALFSLDRYTGQIRTLRPFTETDEAEHRLLVLVKDNGDVSLSATATVTVKLAEPKEALAASDHAGSAAEADGREDRVTFYLALTLGSVSLLLVIAVVVLIAMRCSKSAEYTSKYLQDAHYDGTLCHSIQYRSGDKRYMLVGPRMSVASAGAPGSHAGTLVLPDARRAAAGEVRQTFSNCSIFNGCVSLQRGFLWTSIKYRKIDAHYRMMLLE; from the coding sequence ATGGAACAAAGGCGATGCGGATGTCGGAGGGAGCGACGCTGGTGGTTGGCGTTCGTGCTTATTTTGTGCAATGGAGCACGTGCCCAGCTCAGATATTCCATATCAGAGGAGGTTGAAAAGGGAACTGCGGTCGGGAACATAGCAAAGGATTTGGGGCTGGATAAGGGCGCGCTTCAAGGGCGAGGGTACCGCATCGTGGCCGGCTCAGCTGAGCCCATCGTAGAGGTGAACCGGGACGACGGCATCCTGTACGTGGCGAGGAGGATCGACCGAGAGGAGGCGTGCGAACGCAGCAGCCCCTGCGTGGTCAACCTGAAAAGCGTGCTCGAACATCCGCTGGAGGTGCACTACGTTGCGGTGGAAATATTAGACATCAACGACCACTCGCCTGTTTTTctcgaaaaagaaaaaaggtttgaaatcTCTGAGTCGGCCACGCCAGGAGCTCGGTTCCAGCTCCAAGGGGCTCGAGATCCCGACGTGGGCCAGTTCTCCATCCAACAATATAAACTCGGGCAAAGCGAATATTTCCGCGTGGAGGTGAAGGACAGAGGCGAGGATCGCAAAGTGCCATTTTTAGTCTTGCTCAAGCGGTTGGACAGAGAGACGAAAGGAAGGCACCGCCTCCGCCTCACCGCCGTCGACGGGGGGAAGCCCCCCAAGTCGGGCTCCATCGACATCGTCGTGGACGTCCTGGACGTCAACGATAACTCTCCTGTCTTTGACAAGGAGCTTTATTCCGTCTCCCTGGAAGAAAACGTGCCAGCGGGCACCGTCGTCGTTCAGGTGAACGCGACGGATTCGGACCAGGGCGCGAACGGTGAGGTCGTGTATTCATTAGGGAAGGAGGTGGATTCCAAAGTGCTACGTCTTTTTAGTATCGACCCAAAGACGGGTGCGGTCCGAGTGACGGGCCACCTTGATTTTGAGGAAAGTCAAAGCTATGTCATTGATATTCAGGCGTCTGATAAGGGAAACGCCCCACTCACAACTGATAAGAGTGTTTTGATAACAATCGTTGACGTGAATGATAACGCCCCCGAGATTGAGGTGACGTCATTTTCGAACGCCATCAAGGAGGACGCAAAGATAGGAACCACCGTGGCTCTGATTAGCGTCAGCGACTTGGACTCTGGAATGAATGGTAAAGTGCTCTGCTCCATCAAACACGATGTTCCGTTGACATTGTCGCCATCTTTGCAAGAAAACATGTACGCCGTCGTCACAAAGTCCCGATTGGATAGGGAACACGTTTCTCAATATGAGGTCACCATCACGGCAAAGGACACCAACGAGCCGGTGTTTTCAACTGAAAAGACCATAACTGTCGTCGTGTCAGATGTCAATGACAACAATCCGGAATTTTCTTCGAGCCCTTACACGTTTTATATCGCCGAGAACAACGTCCCTGGAGCCTCTGTGTTTTCTGTCAAAGCTTCTGATCAGGATGAAGGTGACAATGCTCTCATTTCTTATCAGATCATCCGAGAGGCAAGCGCAGACACTAAACTCTTGTCGTTTATAAATATCAACCCAGAAACCGGGGAAGTGACGGCGCTGAAGAGTTTTGACTTTGAGGCGCTGAAAAGCTTCCAGTTCCAGGTGTCGGCCACCGACGGCGGAAGTCCTCCGCTGAGCGGCAACGTGACGGTCAAGGTGTTCATTCTGGATCGGAACGACAACGCTCCGGTCATCCTGTATCCGCTCAGCTCCAACGGTTCCGCCCGAGGCGCCGAGGAGATTCCCCGCAATGCCAAAGCGGGAGACTCGGTGACTAAAGTCCGAGCCTACGACGCCGATACGGGATATAACGGCTGGCTGCTGTTTTCGCTGCGGCCGCTCGGCGAGCGCGCTCTCTTTTCTCTGGACCGCTATACGGGCCAGATCAGAACACTTCGCCCGTTCACCGAGACGGACGAGGCCGAGCATCGACTGCTCGTACTGGTCAAAGACAACGGCGACGTTTCGCTCTCGGCGACGGCTACCGTGACCGTCAAACTGGCCGAGCCCAAAGAGGCTTTGGCGGCTTCCGACCACGCGGGAAGCGCGGCCGAAGCGGACGGGCGCGAGGACCGGGTGACTTTTTATCTGGCGCTGACTTTGGGCTCGGTCTCGCTGCTTTTGGTCATCGCCGTGGTGGTGCTGATCGCCATGCGCTGCTCCAAATCCGCAGAGTACACGTCCAAATATCTCCAAGACGCTCATTACGACGGCACGCTGTGTCACAGCATCCAGTACAGATCGGGAGACAAACGCTACATGTTAGTCGGACCCAGGATGAGTGTTGCTTCCGCCGGCGCCCCGGGCAGCCACGCCGGCACGCTGGTGCTGCCCGACGCCAGACGTGCGGCCGCAGGGGAGGTAAGACAGACCTTTTCCAATTGTAGTATTTTTAATGGCTGTGTTTCATTGCAACGTGGATTTTTATGGACGTCAATTAAATATCGAAAAATTGATGCTCATTACAGAATGATGTTGCTGGAATGA
- the LOC133485194 gene encoding protocadherin alpha-13-like encodes MGRGTNTREEGRRWFGLYLWLVVLFAEQAGAQIRYSVPEEVEDGTVVGNIAKDLGLDVGGLGDRRIRVVSGSEEAAILEVNRNNGALYVSRHIDREELCQGGAACLVELKILVENPLEIHYALVQIVDANDHAPSFPEAEQTFQIAEHTLPGRRFQLHAARDPDAGVNSIRAYTLTPNDHFDINIRQSDAGKVPFLVLKKSLDREQKDKHSLLVTAADGGKPPRCGALNVSIVVLDSNDNRPVFSQDIYEMTIAENIEIGTSIFQMNATDADEGTNGEIQYIFSETLSRDVYDIFELDEFTGEIRVRGKIDFEENNLYELNIDASDKATPPLTGECRIIIKIKDVNDNAPQIEVTSLSNQVSEDSKPGTVISLVSVTDKDSGVNAKIISRITKNVPFELKPSYKENTYSVVTKTFLDREDVSHYELLITATDCGETPLSAFKSLNVQVADVNDNSPHFERNPLEFYLLENNMAGKSVFSVSAMDKDMEENAAISYQISRGGEANDIASFLNINPETGEVTALKSFDFETLKSFQFQVSATDGGSPPLSGNVTVKVFILDRNDNAPVILYPLSSNGSARGAEEIPRNAKAGDSVTKVRAYDADTGYNGWLLFSLRPLGERALFSLDRYTGQIRTLRPFTETDEAEHRLLVLVKDNGDVSLSATATVTVKLAEPKEALAASDHAGSAAEADGREDRVTFYLALTLGSVSLLLVIAVVVLIAMRCSKSAEYTSKYLQDAHYDGTLCHSIQYRSGDKRYMLVGPRMSVASAGAPGSHAGTLVLPDAARASTGEVRI; translated from the coding sequence GAGGTGAACCGCAACAATGGGGCTCTCTACGTGTCCCGCCACATAGACAGAGAGGAGCTGTGCCAGGGCGGCGCCGCGTGTCTCGTGGAGCTGAAAATTCTCGTGGAAAACCCGCTGGAAATCCACTACGCGCTGGTCCAAATCGTCGACGCGAACGACCACGCTCCGAGCTTCCCCGAAGCCGAGCAGACGTTCCAAATCGCCGAGCACACTTTGCCAGGGAGGAGATTTCAACTGCACGCGGCCCGGGATCCGGACGCGGGCGTCAACTCCATCCGCGCGTACACCTTGACGCCAAATGATCATTTCGACATCAATATCCGCCAGAGCGACGCCGGGAAGGTTCCGTTTCTGGTGCTGAAGAAATCTCTGGACCGGGAACAGAAGGACAAACATTCGCTGCTGGTCACAGCCGCGGACGGAGGTAAACCTCCGCGTTGCGGCGCCCTCAATGTCTCCATTGTTGTCCTCGACAGTAATGACAACAGACCGGTTTTTAGCCAGGATATTTATGAAATGACGATCGCAGAAAATATTGAAATCGGCACATCGATCTTTCAAATGAACGCAACCGATGCAGATGAAGGCACGAACGGAGAAATTCAATACATCTTTTCCGAAACATTAAGTCGAGACGTGTACGACATTTTTGAATTGGACGAATTCACTGGAGAGATTCGCGTGAGGGGAAAAATTGATTTCGAGGAAAATAACCTGTACGAGTTGAATATTGACGCATCCGACAAAGCGACGCCGCCTCTGACAGGTGAGTGTCGAAttataatcaaaataaaagatgtCAACGATAATGCTCCACAAATCGAAGTGACGTCACTGTCAAATCAAGTGTCTGAAGATTCCAAACCTGGCACAGTGATTTCCCTCGTTAGTGTAACAGATAAAGACTCGGGTGTGAATGCGAAAATTATTTCACGAATAACAAAGAACGTACCGTTTGAATTGAAACCGTCTTACAAGGAGAACACCTACTCGGTCgtcaccaaaacatttttggacagaGAGGACGTGTCACATTATGAATTATTAATTACAGCTACTGATTGTGGGGAAACTCCCTTATCTGCATTCAAAAGTCTCAACGTCCAAGTGGCTGACGTAAATGACAACAGTCCACATTTTGAACGCAACCCGCTGGAGTTTTACCTTCTAGAAAACAACATGGCGGGAAAATCTGTATTTTCCGTGAGCGCAATGGACAAAGACATGGAGGAAAACGCGGCCATTTCATATCAAATATCGAGAGGGGGGGAAGCAAATGACATCGCATCTTTCCTCAACATTAATCCGGAGACTGGAGAAGTGACGGCGCTGAAGAGTTTTGACTTTGAGACGCTGAAAAGCTTCCAGTTCCAGGTGTCGGCCACCGACGGCGGAAGTCCTCCGCTGAGCGGCAACGTGACGGTGAAGGTGTTCATTCTGGATCGGAACGACAACGCTCCGGTCATCCTGTATCCGCTCAGCTCCAACGGTTCCGCCCGAGGCGCCGAGGAGATTCCCCGCAATGCCAAAGCGGGAGACTCGGTGACTAAAGTCCGAGCCTACGACGCCGATACGGGATATAACGGCTGGCTGCTGTTTTCGCTGCGGCCGCTCGGCGAGCGCGCTCTCTTTTCTTTGGACCGCTATACGGGCCAGATTAGAACACTTCGCCCGTTCACGGAGACGGACGAGGCCGAGCATCGACTGCTCGTACTGGTCAAAGACAACGGCGACGTTTCGCTCTCGGCGACGGCTACCGTGACCGTCAAACTGGCGGAGCCCAAAGAGGCTTTGGCGGCTTCCGACCACGCGGGAAGCGCGGCCGAAGCGGACGGGCGCGAGGACCGGGTGACTTTTTATCTGGCGCTGACTTTGGGCTCGGTCTCGCTGCTTTTGGTCATCGCCGTGGTGGTGCTGATCGCCATGCGCTGCTCCAAATCCGCAGAGTACACGTCCAAATATCTCCAAGACGCTCATTACGACGGCACGCTGTGTCACAGCATCCAGTACAGATCGGGAGACAAACGCTACATGTTAGTCGGACCCAGGATGAGTGTTGCTTCCGCCGGCGCCCCGGGCAGCCACGCCGGCACGCTGGTGCTGCCCGACGCCGCACGCGCGTCCACAGGGGAGGTAAGAATCTGA